The following coding sequences lie in one Vibrio splendidus genomic window:
- the focA gene encoding formate transporter FocA, with protein MATSTSENQQLFSPTEMMAEAEKFALSKANKTSSMTLSLAIMAGAFIGLAFLFYITVTTGSADAGWGLSRLAGGLAFSMGLILIVICGGELFTSSVLSSISWANKQITFTKMLSIWGKVYVGNFIGAMFLLALVSAAGLYQLDGGQWGLNALNIAQHKLHHSPVQAFALGVLCNLLVCLAIWLTFSSANAMTKAMMTVLPVAMFVSSGFEHCVANMFMVPLGITIQTFAPESFWMQIGATPAQYADLNIMKFVTANLIPVTIGNIVGGSVLVGLANWSIYRRPQLKAAKITAITQTTEITSVKEITMNTATTIKQIMNTQPITLSVEMPTSVAIDSLLDAQLVSAPVCDVEGRLVGIFSVHDVMVDLWCQDYIPTKGQKVVDLMSRDVVAISASDKLVDVAEFLCIDKEQLYPTTSMGYATRLTSLSLEERAKAMKVSQPHMLPVLENGVMVGVLTRIEVMQALRPIYGDRLNVVPQAELETA; from the coding sequence ATGGCAACCAGCACTTCTGAAAATCAGCAACTGTTCTCGCCAACAGAAATGATGGCGGAAGCCGAGAAGTTTGCATTAAGCAAAGCAAATAAAACCAGCAGCATGACATTGAGTTTGGCAATCATGGCTGGCGCATTCATCGGGCTTGCTTTTTTATTCTACATCACGGTGACCACGGGTAGCGCTGATGCTGGATGGGGATTGAGTCGTTTAGCCGGCGGTCTTGCATTCAGTATGGGGTTAATCCTGATTGTGATTTGCGGTGGCGAGCTGTTTACCAGTTCAGTGTTATCAAGCATTTCATGGGCTAACAAGCAGATAACCTTCACCAAGATGTTGTCTATCTGGGGCAAGGTCTACGTCGGTAACTTTATCGGTGCCATGTTCCTATTGGCTTTGGTAAGCGCAGCAGGCTTATATCAACTGGATGGCGGTCAATGGGGCTTAAACGCTCTGAACATTGCTCAACACAAGCTACACCACAGCCCTGTTCAAGCTTTTGCTTTGGGTGTGCTTTGTAACTTATTGGTGTGTTTAGCGATTTGGTTAACGTTCAGCTCTGCGAACGCCATGACCAAAGCAATGATGACCGTATTACCCGTTGCAATGTTCGTTAGCTCAGGCTTTGAGCACTGTGTGGCGAATATGTTCATGGTTCCACTAGGCATCACGATTCAAACATTCGCACCAGAGAGTTTTTGGATGCAAATCGGAGCAACGCCTGCTCAGTACGCAGACTTAAACATCATGAAATTTGTCACCGCAAACTTAATACCAGTGACAATCGGCAACATTGTAGGTGGTTCAGTATTGGTCGGCTTAGCCAATTGGAGCATTTACCGTCGCCCGCAGCTGAAAGCAGCAAAAATTACAGCAATTACACAAACAACAGAAATTACGTCAGTTAAGGAAATCACTATGAACACAGCAACGACTATCAAGCAAATCATGAACACTCAACCAATTACACTGAGCGTAGAAATGCCTACATCAGTCGCGATTGACTCTCTTCTAGACGCTCAACTTGTTAGCGCTCCTGTTTGCGATGTTGAAGGTCGTCTAGTGGGTATCTTCTCTGTTCATGACGTAATGGTTGACCTTTGGTGCCAAGACTACATTCCGACTAAAGGCCAGAAAGTGGTAGACCTAATGAGCCGTGACGTAGTCGCTATCTCTGCTAGCGATAAGTTGGTCGATGTTGCTGAATTCCTATGTATCGACAAAGAGCAACTTTACCCTACTACAAGCATGGGCTACGCCACTCGCCTGACTTCTCTTTCTCTAGAAGAGCGTGCAAAAGCGATGAAAGTAAGCCAACCACATATGCTGCCAGTGTTAGAAAATGGCGTAATGGTCGGTGTGTTAACTCGCATTGAAGTGATGCAAGCACTACGTCCAATCTACGGTGACCGACTAAACGTGGTTCCTCAAGCTGAATTGGAAACGGCTTAA
- a CDS encoding DUF1097 domain-containing protein, whose product MSTLVAISLTTGILSGLWGWIAISFGLLSWAGFLGCTSYFASPTGGVKGLAGSLLTNMTGVFWAMVIIESSTFAGLEILGYMITAIVAFFMCIQAKQAWLGYIPGTFIGCCATFAAGGDWQLVVPSLLLGGVFGYLMKATGLWLHEKSTQSSEVVEQHTKQAKA is encoded by the coding sequence ATGAGTACATTAGTCGCGATTTCATTAACAACAGGTATTTTGTCAGGTCTATGGGGATGGATTGCTATCTCTTTCGGCTTATTGTCATGGGCAGGTTTCCTAGGTTGCACCAGTTATTTTGCTTCGCCAACAGGCGGCGTTAAAGGACTAGCCGGTAGCTTATTGACCAACATGACAGGCGTATTCTGGGCAATGGTGATTATCGAAAGTTCAACCTTCGCAGGGTTAGAGATTTTAGGCTATATGATTACCGCTATTGTGGCTTTCTTTATGTGTATCCAAGCGAAACAAGCGTGGCTAGGTTATATCCCAGGAACCTTCATTGGTTGTTGTGCGACGTTTGCTGCAGGTGGCGATTGGCAACTTGTAGTACCATCTTTACTGCTTGGTGGTGTATTTGGATACTTGATGAAAGCAACGGGGCTATGGCTTCACGAGAAATCGACTCAATCTTCGGAAGTGGTTGAACAACACACTAAGCAAGCTAAGGCCTAA
- a CDS encoding YceI family protein, with translation MKKSIIATGLAFAMAMPFAANAADYVIDTKGAHASVNFKVSHLGYSFIQGRFNTFSGDFSFDESNVEASKINVTVDTTSLDSNHAERDKHIRSGDFIDASKFSDATFNSTKVVDKGDGKLEVMGDLKLHGVTKPIVIEAEFIGAGQDPWGGERAGFVGTTRLELADFNIPVMGASSYVDMDLHVEGVKK, from the coding sequence ATGAAAAAGTCAATTATCGCTACAGGATTAGCATTTGCTATGGCAATGCCTTTCGCTGCGAACGCCGCTGATTACGTGATTGATACAAAAGGTGCGCATGCTTCAGTTAACTTTAAAGTTAGCCACCTAGGTTACAGCTTTATCCAAGGTCGTTTTAACACATTCTCAGGTGATTTCTCATTTGATGAAAGCAACGTTGAAGCGTCTAAAATAAACGTAACGGTTGATACTACAAGTCTTGACTCAAACCACGCAGAACGTGATAAGCACATCCGTAGCGGTGATTTCATCGATGCAAGCAAGTTTTCTGATGCTACATTCAACAGCACGAAAGTGGTTGATAAAGGTGACGGCAAACTTGAAGTAATGGGTGACCTTAAACTTCATGGCGTAACTAAGCCTATCGTTATCGAAGCTGAATTCATTGGTGCTGGTCAAGACCCATGGGGCGGTGAGCGTGCTGGTTTCGTTGGTACAACTCGTCTAGAGCTTGCTGACTTCAACATTCCAGTAATGGGCGCTTCAAGCTATGTAGACATGGATCTGCACGTTGAAGGTGTAAAGAAATAA
- a CDS encoding LysR substrate-binding domain-containing protein codes for MRYSLKQLAVFDAVADSGSVSQAADRLALTQSATSMSLAQLEKMLGRPLFERQGKQMALTHWGMWLRPKAKRLLQDAQQIEMGFYEQHLLSGELKLGASQTPAEHLVPDLISIIDNDFPEMRISLGVQSTDAVIDGVLDYQYDLGVIEGRCDDNRVHQEVWCTDHLTVVASAHHPFAKRERVSLAQLEQAKWVLREHGSGTRKVFDSSIHHLIGDLDVWREYEHVPVLRSLVANGPYLTCLPYLDVEQFVESGQLVTLNVPELEMERTLSFIWRADMAENPLAECIKREGKRMMKGKPSVL; via the coding sequence TTGCGTTATTCATTAAAGCAACTCGCGGTATTTGATGCAGTGGCAGATTCCGGGAGTGTAAGTCAAGCAGCAGACAGATTGGCGTTGACTCAATCGGCGACAAGTATGTCTCTTGCACAGTTGGAAAAAATGCTCGGCAGGCCTTTGTTTGAAAGGCAGGGCAAGCAAATGGCCCTTACTCATTGGGGTATGTGGCTAAGGCCTAAAGCGAAGCGTTTACTGCAAGATGCGCAGCAAATTGAGATGGGTTTTTATGAGCAGCACTTACTAAGTGGAGAGCTCAAACTCGGTGCAAGCCAAACACCAGCGGAACACCTTGTTCCTGACCTCATCAGTATTATTGATAACGACTTTCCTGAGATGCGAATCTCGCTCGGCGTACAAAGTACCGATGCGGTTATTGATGGCGTATTAGATTATCAATATGACTTGGGTGTTATCGAAGGTCGTTGTGATGACAACCGAGTTCACCAAGAAGTGTGGTGTACTGACCATTTAACGGTGGTTGCATCGGCTCATCACCCGTTTGCCAAGCGTGAACGAGTAAGCTTGGCGCAATTAGAACAAGCAAAATGGGTATTACGTGAACATGGTTCGGGTACTCGCAAAGTTTTTGATAGCTCTATTCATCATTTAATTGGTGATCTTGATGTTTGGCGAGAGTATGAACACGTTCCTGTTTTAAGAAGTTTGGTTGCAAACGGCCCATATTTAACGTGTTTACCTTATCTCGATGTCGAACAGTTTGTTGAGTCTGGCCAACTGGTCACGTTAAATGTCCCTGAGCTTGAAATGGAACGTACGCTTTCGTTTATCTGGCGTGCTGATATGGCCGAAAACCCACTTGCTGAGTGTATTAAGCGAGAAGGTAAGCGCATGATGAAAGGCAAACCGTCGGTTCTGTAG